One window from the genome of Anolis sagrei isolate rAnoSag1 chromosome 4, rAnoSag1.mat, whole genome shotgun sequence encodes:
- the LOC132772536 gene encoding lysophosphatidic acid receptor 6-like — MERQPPAQPSPLPGTSRMLQPWTFSLPPLSGTPGNDSGSSNSSLSCAESADFQFVLFPVVYSLVFVLGLVGNLFVLSYFLRTKSATAPANVFLVNLAVLDLLFVLTLPFRVAYHALYNDWVFGEALCKVIGGLFFANLYGSSLFLALICLERYLAVVHPLLHLRLRSSRLRLVAVLVVWAILVAAVLFLALRGPLTSAFPNGHIACLENFSSSSWKGRISSVSLFAAVVGFLLPLVLIIICYPLIACRLLAPPTVGTGAGSRTARRKALRTVLVVLGVFLVCFAPYHLVQLVHTLSRVGLVGGCPLLRGTYAARRVTMALTSLNACLDPLVYYFAAERFSRRSSWWPCGSGCGCCSSERLPRPFWLQALTTSKTTTSSTGESTTPGPGQ, encoded by the coding sequence ATGCTGCAACCGTGGACCTTCTCTCTGCCGCCTCTTTCTGGCACCCCTGGCAATGACAgcggcagcagcaacagcagcttgAGCTGTGCGGAGAGCGCCGACTTCCAGTTCGTGCTCTTCCCGGTGGTCTACAGCCTGGTGTTCGTGCTGGGCCTGGTGGGGAACCTCTTTGTCCTGAGCTACTTCCTGCGCACCAAGTCAGCCACGGCACCGGCCAACGTCTTCCTGGTGAACCTGGCCGTGCTGGACCTGCTCTTCGTGCTGACGCTGCCCTTCCGCGTGGCTTACCACGCACTGTACAACGACTGGGTCTTCGGGGAGGCGCTGTGCAAGGTCATCGGTGGGCTCTTCTTCGCCAACCTCTACGGCAGCTCCCTCTTCCTGGCCCTCATCTGCCTGGAGCGCTACCTGGCCGTGGTGCACCCGCTGCTCCACCTCCGCCTGCGCAGCTCCCGCCTCCGCCTCGTGGCCGTCCTGGTCGTCTGGGCAATCTTGGTCGCCGCCGTGCTCTTCTTGGCGCTGCGGGGCCCGCTGACCAGCGCCTTCCCCAACGGCCACATTGCCTGCCTGGAGAACTTCTCCTCCAGCTCCTGGAAGGGCCGCATCTCCAGCGTCAGCCTCTTTGCAGCCGTGGTGGGCTTCCTGCTGCCCCTCGTCCTCATTATCATCTGCTACCCGCTTATCGCTTGCCGACTTCTGGCTCCCCCGACTGTGGGAACAGGAGCCGGCTCCCGGACCGCAAGGCGCAAGGCCCTGCGCACGGTGCTGGTGGTGCTGGGGGTCTTCTTGGTCTGCTTTGCCCCCTACCACCTGGTGCAGCTGGTCCACACGTTGAGCCGTGTGGGTCTCGTGGGTGGCTGCCCGCTCCTGCGTGGTACCTACGCCGCCCGGCGGGTCACCATGGCCCTCACCAGCCTCAATGCTTGCCTCGACCCCCTGGTCTACTACTTCGCGGCCGAGCGCTTTTCCCGGCGGTCCAGCTGGTGGCCCTGTGGCTCCGGGTGCGGGTGCTGCTCCTCCGAGAGGCTCCCCCGGCCATTCTGGCTGCAGGCCTTGACCACCAGCAAGACCACCACCTCGTCCACTGGGGAAAGCACCACCCCAGGCCCAGGGCAGTGA